The Notolabrus celidotus isolate fNotCel1 chromosome 19, fNotCel1.pri, whole genome shotgun sequence DNA window TATCTTCTTAACATTGCAGAGGTAAAAGTTGTGTCTCGCTGTGATTACCTGACAATGCTGGTCAGGCAGAGCGACACAGCTTTGCTAAAAGATGATGGCGGAGACTGCGATGATGAAGAGCTGGATCTGAGGAGCACGTTGCCCACCATGTTCCAGCTGCAAGAGCCCGGGCTGGTCAGAACTGAGCACTCTAAAGCTGTAGAAGTGGGCCATTTGAACACAAATACTTTCACTGCCAGCACAGACGATGAGGAGAGTGGGTTGGAaattccacttgaggctgatgTGGAGGGTGTAGCAGGGGCAGTAGGGGGTACAGGCGCTGTTCCGTTGGATATTTACAGAGACATTGACATGGTTTCAACTGTAGAGGATACAGTGTATGGTTCACCTGGAAACTTTAAGTCAAAGTCAATGGATGCTGGCGGGGGATCACCTGGTGGGGCTGGGGCAAGTGCAGGCCCCCCTGTCTGCCAGTTTGTGAAGAAGATGGGCTGCAAGGGAACTCTGCCCGGCATGTTCAATTTACCTGTCAGCATCTGTGTAACACCTCAAGGTGAGGTGCTGGTAGCTGACAGGGGCAACTACCGCATCCAGATCTTTAACCGTAAAGGTTTCCAGCGTGAAATCCGCCGTAATGCGAGCAGCATTGACAACTTTGTCCTGAGCTTCCTTGGTGCTGACCTGCCTAACTTAATCCCCTTATCCATAGCTGTTACTCCCCAAGGCCTGATCGGGGTCACTGACAACTATGATAACTCAGTGAAAGTCTACACTATGGATGGACAGTGTGTGGCTTGTCATAAGAACCAGCTGATAAAGCCATGGGGCATTGCTGCCATGCCTTCAGGTCAGTTTGTGGTGTCAGATGTGGAGGGCGGAAAGCTGTGGTGCCTCGCAGTGGACCGCAATGTCGGTGTGGTAAGCTACAACCGCCTGTGCTCAGCTGTGCGTCCAAAGTTTGTAACATGCGACGCAGCTGGAACAGTCTACTTCACCCAGGGGCTGGCCCTGAACTTTGAGAAGCGCCACAATGAGCCCCACCTCGAGGGCGGCTTCTCTATCGGCTCCGTGGACAGCGACGGCCAGCTCGGTAAGCAGCTCAGCCATTTCTTCTCCGAGACGGAGGACTTCCGCTGCATCACCGGCATGTGTGTGGATGCAAATGGGGATTTGCTGGTAACAGACAGCGGCAGGAAAGAAATCCTCCAGTTTCCCAAAGAGGGTGGATTCAAAGTCCTCATCCAGGAGGGTTTGACCTGCCCTGTGGGGGTGGCCACCACCCACAAAGGACAACTGCTAGTGCTAGATTGTTGGGACCACTGTGTCAAAGTCTACACATACATTCAAAGGAGGCACTCCTCCACTTCATAGGGGAACAATCCAGATTATATGCACATGGGTGTGTGAGGTTTGGTTGGAATGTGTTGGTGGGTGTGCAAGGAAAAATTAGTAAAACACTGTTATCTATCACTTAAGTTTGGCTGCAGTGCTAACATTTCTCTCAAGCTTTTCTTATGTTGTTaaaagaatgttttggtgagttTGATGGATTTTGATTTAATACCTCAAGTAAAAAtcagctcctccagctgtgTTTTCCCGATCATTGTAATGGATCACAGACACTAAAACAGAccttgtaacattgtaacaccaAAATATCCGACACTTGTcgagacaaaaaaaaggagacagaagTTAAGATGTCAAGCTAATGCAGGCACAAGGCACAGATGAATCCCCCTCCTCTGTTGCCGACGCATCGCTTCCACAGATTCAGCTTTTTTGCAGGGGGAGGAAAAAGGGGCGATGCAGAAGCTTGAACATGAAcatgcatttacacacacagttaATCATACCAAGGCTTTCGGCCTGAGAAGCACTTTATTGATGACCCAGCACTGTTTCCTAGTGTTGGGTCATAGTAGCACATACTAACATTGATGTTGCTGAATGCAGCCGGCAGCTTTAAAGTTTACTGTGCAGTTAGCTGATGGCAAAAAAGGAACTAAGTATCAGCATTCATTGGATTGCATTCAGTAACATTCAGGGAGCTTTAAGTGTAGGGTTTTAAGTTAAATAACAGAAATAGAGTGGACATATTTACTTTGTTTGGGTTcttagttttctttttcttacttTACTCAAGAAAAGTTTTTGTTTAAGCCTTTAATTGTAAGGAGGAAATACGGaatcatcactttttttaatcagatgCTTCAAAGATTACTGATGCAAaacttaagcctggtttatactcctGCGCCGATTTGACGGCATAGCttccgtacctacgcagaggcctacgcacgtagctgacacgcatctcctccaaaatgtaactacgcatcgAATCAATGTGGACCGCCaatccctgtgattggtccgcttggcagCATTTACAGCACACATCGGCCgagtatttcatctcctctgatgtgtcctctctattcttcatgtaatcattgctgtatgataaaaagCAATATGCATCGGCTCTAAATTATCAAAATACGCTCCGAATCACTGTGAAAGAGTAAACAGAGAACACAGCGGGACCGGAAAAGACAACCCCCTCTATCAGAGGGAGCACACTGCCTTCAAGCGAGTAAGGGGAGTATTGCTGCGTATCACTGACACAccgacacatcgacgcagaagtatgtagaGCTCATGACTGCTTCAGCCCC harbors:
- the trim32 gene encoding E3 ubiquitin-protein ligase TRIM32, with protein sequence MAAASPALDPDLMREVLECPICLETYNQDQMRPKLLQCGHTVCRQCLEKLLANTINGVRCPFCSRVSRMSSISQLADNLTVLKIIDCTTSCSAAAAALMCRSCCNRLPRQYCHDCAAVLCELCKEEGHLHQGHSVELIRVAAEQRRKELGSKLAALRDVMGEIQKKKTAIEHITKSLRLKYHSVQQDYTTTEIRLQEELKRSRRTFTAAMADVEKLNGHVLEEQTYLLNIAEVKVVSRCDYLTMLVRQSDTALLKDDGGDCDDEELDLRSTLPTMFQLQEPGLVRTEHSKAVEVGHLNTNTFTASTDDEESGLEIPLEADVEGVAGAVGGTGAVPLDIYRDIDMVSTVEDTVYGSPGNFKSKSMDAGGGSPGGAGASAGPPVCQFVKKMGCKGTLPGMFNLPVSICVTPQGEVLVADRGNYRIQIFNRKGFQREIRRNASSIDNFVLSFLGADLPNLIPLSIAVTPQGLIGVTDNYDNSVKVYTMDGQCVACHKNQLIKPWGIAAMPSGQFVVSDVEGGKLWCLAVDRNVGVVSYNRLCSAVRPKFVTCDAAGTVYFTQGLALNFEKRHNEPHLEGGFSIGSVDSDGQLGKQLSHFFSETEDFRCITGMCVDANGDLLVTDSGRKEILQFPKEGGFKVLIQEGLTCPVGVATTHKGQLLVLDCWDHCVKVYTYIQRRHSSTS